The genomic segment GCTCCCAAGCACACACTCAGCAGCACATCAGCAGTCATGGACTTAAAGTTAAGCAAGCCCTTGTAAGTGTTCTGGTCATCTAACAAGCCCTTGCTGCTCTTGTAAACAGTCAAGGCCATACAAAAGGCTGACTAAGGTCCTCCACCAACTTCATGCTCTGgttagaggtttttttttccttctgaattatGGTGGTGACGCGTTTCTTTAATTACAACCTGCTAAAATTGAGGACTGTGCAGCCGCCTGGGCTGTACCATGGCACCAGCACTGAGCACACACTGACTTCACTGAGCACTAATGGCATCACCTTGACCCCAGCCTACTGGAACAAGGGTGTGCTCCTCAGTTCCCACACACCAAAAGCACTCAGCCCAACTCGGCTTAGCTCATCAAGAACCACCATCGTCCACGTGATGACTCTGGGATGGCCTGTGGTCATTTATGGCTCCCAAGAAAAAGGTTCCTCGTCTCCCCTAACCGAGCAAGCTGCCCAGCATCAAGATGCTCTTCTCACAGGGGCCCTAAGAGCTTCccaatagaaaaaataatggtGCCTATGTCCCCATCTGGATATAACAACGTAACCTGTGCCATGCACAGTGGGTCAGTGCCGTGCTACAGCCAGACCCGCTGCCATAGGGAACCAATCCCAAGCACCGAGGCATTTTCACACCGTTCAGCTGCATCACCTGCACTAACACGGATGGTTTCCAAGCACACAAACACTTGTGGAAAAGGGAACCAAGGGCTTTGTCGGGCTCCCGCCACCATTCCCAGCGCCCCGCAGGCGCGGACGAGACCCTGGCACCGGCACCCGCTATCAAACCGATAAAGAGCCACTCGATGAAGCTCTGCTCCTACTAATCCCTGCGCACAGCAGCCCTGCACCGCTGGGAAAACAACCACGGCATCAGGAAAGGAGCTGGGAAAACTCTGCCCGTCTGCAAAACACACGCAGGGCTCCTCCATACTCTCACCTACACCAACCGGAGCAAAACAAGAGCTGCTTCCAGCCTCTAGCGAGCTCCGGGAGAAGCACGCCCAGCACAGAAGTTTCTTTGAGAGAAGTGATGCAAAGCGAGGCAGGAGCCCGGATTGCAAAacaagtaataataataaataataatcaaTCCCAGTTTTTGACAAGAAACGGACCGCCAGCAGGACGCTGCTGTAAAGCACTGCCCAAGGAACGCATGTGCTCCGGGTCCCGGCGCTTCCACGCTAGTCCGGGCCATCCCCCGCGGCCCCTCCGGCCCCGTTCCGAGcggcagcagccaggctggcgCCGGCAGGATGCGAACGGCCCGTTATGGCCCCTCCTGCACCTCAACAGCAGAGGAACCTCCGCGGGACGGGGAGGAAAAGGGGCTTTTTAAGTAGAATTGGGAACTGGGAAGGGGGAGAATGCCATCCcggagccaggagcatcccCAGGGTTCAAATAAGCCGAGGAAGGGGCCAGATTCCCCAAATCACGGGGGAAGATCCCCGACTCCGCTCCGCTCCTCACCTGGCCCACAAAGGCGGCTGAAGTGGTAGGGGTTGCAGCAGACGGTGGGTCCGTCGGCAACGCCGAAGCTCTGGCACTCGCAGAGGGGTTTCAGCTCGGCGGGGTGCTGCAGGTCGGGCCATCGGAAGAGCTTCCCCAGGAGGAGATGGGGGGGAGCCGCCTGGCCCCCCAGGCGCAGCTCCGTGCGGGCCACCAGCACGCAGCCGCTGGGCATGCCCCCGCGGGACTCCACCGCCTCCAGCAGGCTGTCCAGCGAGCGCTCCTTCAGCCGCTTCAGCAGCGAGTAGGTGACGGccttcagctcctgctccagcagcaccagccgCGACCGCGcctcccggccccgccgctccgGGGAGCCGCCGTCGGCCGCGCCGTCGGGGCTGGGGGGGCCGCCGGCGGTGCCTGTGTCCGGGGGCTGGGGGCCGCCCGGCTCCCGCTCCTTGAAGAGGCAGCAGGTCACGGTCCGACCGTCGCTCTCCGGCGCCCGCCGCGGGCTCGCCCCGCCGGCGCCGTCCCGCCGCGGTGGGGAGCGGAGCCGGGCCCCGCGCCGCTCCGCCATGGGGTCCCCGCGGGGCGCCGCCTCGCCCCGCCGCTCCTCCGCCTCCCGCAGCAGGCTGCGCGCTACCGCGCGGATCTCCGACGAAGGGTTTTTCTCCGGGATTTTACAGCTACCGGTGGCTCCGAGGTCGTGGCCGCTCCTGGCGCTCCCATCTCCGCCGTCCCTGTCCGGAATGACGCGGCTCCTCCAAAGTCGCCGCACCAGCCCTGAGCGTTTGGACCTGAACATACGACACGCGGGCGGCCGGGGGTCGCGTCGCTCTCCgccgcttcccccccccccccctccgcggGGCTCCTCGCTCCGCTGCCGGCTCTATCTCATCTCAGACCCGCCGCCCTCGCAGCCTGCCCGCACCTCCCGGCGCCGCCGTTTCCCCGCGGCCCTTCCCAGCGAATCGCCGACGGCCCGCGGCGGGGGCCGCACCATGGGGGAAGGCGGCGGGGGAGGGAGCGCGGCGCGGGCATAGACGGTGCCGCGGGGCTTGCGCCGATGCCCGCGGGCGGTGCGGGGCCGCTCCCGTGGCGGCGCTGGGGCTCGGGCGCGCCGCGCCGTGCCCTACATCGGCTGCCAACGCGGGGACGGGGCCGGGGGGAGCCCGGGGCAGCGCTCGGCTGCGCCCCGCGGCTGCTCCACCGCACAAGGTGGGAGCTGGGAGAAGATGGGTGGAAGCGGCGCCGCGTCCGCGCTCGGAGCTGCCGGTTCCGCTCGGCCCAAAATGgttcaaaaaccagaaaaattgttaaagaaaaaggtgaaaaatggtcaaaagcagcaaaagggCGAGACCCGCGCGCACGCGGGGCCCGTCTGTCCGCTCCCAGGCTCGGCCGAGCTCCGCTCCCGCCGGCTCCCTGCGCACGGCTCCCGCCGGCGCGCCCGCTCGcgcccgccccccccgcccTCCGCTGGCTTTTGTGTGGctgacggggggggggggggaggggggtggggggtgaaggggggggggggggggaagagggagggagggagggaggggggtaCGCGCGCGCGCGCTCGCGGGGCCCCTTCCCGAGCGGCGGCGCGATTGGCTGCCGCCCATCATGTGCCAGTCTAGACACTTTGGCGGCTCCGCGCGGCACCGGGCGTTGCGCAAACACCGCATCGGGTTTCCGAGCTCTTAAAGGGACACGAGCCCCGctgcgcgcacacacacacacacacacacacacacccccatcACCAACCGCCCTCCCCGCACCCAGGCGCcgtccctctccccccccccttcctctctccctcccaccaGCGGGGACGGGGATGGCCGGAGGAAGACGCGGGGGGGCTGTGTCCCGCCGCGGCCCGGGGGAAAGTAGGTCAGGGCGGCGCGGCGGCAGCGCACGGGTTAAGGCCGCTCCCCCCCGCCGGAGCCGCCGCGGCGGGACACACCCCCGCGATGTATCAACTTGTCCGCCGTGGCAAAAGTTCAGGCCCGGCGCGCACGCATTGGTCCGCCGCAGCGTGACGCTATGGCAGCGCCACAGCCTATTGGTCCGGACTCCGAGCCGGCACCGCCCACCCTCTCAGTGCCTCCCGGCGCGGCGTGCCCGTGAATGAAAGACATTCCGCGGGCTGCGCCGCGCAGGGTCCTTGTGCCCGCCCTGTGCCCCGGCCGCGGCCTCGGGGGatggcggcggggggggggggggggggggcaggatggacgggcggcggcagcggcggggcaAGGCCGCCGGCAGCGGGACGATGGAAGCGGGGGCCCCAGGGGTAGGGGAGGGCCGTCGGGGAGGCACGGCGCCGCGTCCCGCCCCACGGGGCCGGGTGGGAGCGGCGGTGTcgcggagggagggaggagggtgcCCCTGTGGGAGATGCGGGTGGGGATGCGacacacccacccacccacccacccacccacccacctcCCGTTAATTAGAAACTGAATGAAATACCGTAAAAAGGCGATTCTTCCTGCGGGGTTCAGGCGAGCAGGTCCCAcgggcacagcagcctgtgtggCAGGGACACGCTCCGGAGGAAGCGGCTGCCGGGCTCGGTACCGGGGATCCGGGGGGACATTCCCCTCGCCCGTGGGAAGCAGCGTGG from the Lathamus discolor isolate bLatDis1 chromosome 8, bLatDis1.hap1, whole genome shotgun sequence genome contains:
- the SMAD6 gene encoding mothers against decapentaplegic homolog 6 translates to MFRSKRSGLVRRLWRSRVIPDRDGGDGSARSGHDLGATGSCKIPEKNPSSEIRAVARSLLREAEERRGEAAPRGDPMAERRGARLRSPPRRDGAGGASPRRAPESDGRTVTCCLFKEREPGGPQPPDTGTAGGPPSPDGAADGGSPERRGREARSRLVLLEQELKAVTYSLLKRLKERSLDSLLEAVESRGGMPSGCVLVARTELRLGGQAAPPHLLLGKLFRWPDLQHPAELKPLCECQSFGVADGPTVCCNPYHFSRLCGPESPPPPYSRLSPNDEQKPLDLSDSTLSYTETEATNSPNVTPGDFSDASTSPDAVKRSHWCNVAYWEHRTRVGRLYTVYEQSVSIFYDLPQGNGFCLGQLNLENRSETVRRTRSKIGYGILLSKEPDGVWAYNRSEHPIFVNSPTLDIPNCRTLIVRKVMPGYSIKVFDYEKSCLLQHTADLDYTDGPYDPNSVRISFAKGWGPCYSRQFITSCPCWLEILLSNNR